A window from Littorina saxatilis isolate snail1 linkage group LG9, US_GU_Lsax_2.0, whole genome shotgun sequence encodes these proteins:
- the LOC138976571 gene encoding uncharacterized protein, translated as MSLNKQLLTCKLCLEVFKKPKLLPCFHSYCEECLKNLAARHGGRSFPCPNCRTNVPVPQGGVSVFQSNFYIDSAELERAKRKSSCTTHAKNDLVSFCSTCDLAICVECMLEQHKTHDIQAFGKQARLSKDQLRKDKDWLCETERSLQARMIHAKQNRQALQDKVEEVKTELKTRCAQLVSKAEQHRDEELAKVDALAKELDSTEEDAKVTETLREKCKSLKESLATVQGTLDREDDFEIVTLAKEIRDGKGRSLDMVPEHWPKDVFPFPALQAEDISRSIASAVSSLVGYVTTRSMSRTESSSLYIVETIKCSRPNIHCFSILEADEVVCVSYEQDDAPVQRFNKHGVLIETTSDLVGKVAFHSSPGGECLYITPQKGKQVLCAKFNHSFVLERDHSGKSVVKKVDVKSKATLTTEWNEVFTFTCSGDLVAFDTSASETKFALIEESQSDLARCLKIYHMANSEPTSSFSFKSFKPSDVCFCKIEGTEVCLVADETHNSIRMFNDKDGSMVTFIPLTGELGQPTALNTDKHERLWIGCRDGRIFRCQPKSSKQQATRADQLPLGQN; from the coding sequence ATGTCTTTGAATAAACAACTTCTAACTTGCAAACTATGTTTAGAGGTGTTCAAAAAGCCAAAACTCCTTCCATGTTTCCACTCGTACTGTGAGGAGTGTTTAAAGAATCTAGCCGCGCGTCATGGGGGACGATCATTTCCCTGTCCAAACTGCCGAACAAACGTCCCAGTTCCACAGGGAGGAGTCTCTGTATTTCAATCCAATTTCTACATTGACTCAGCCGAGCTGGAGAGAGCGAAAAGAAAATCCTCATGCACAACCCACGCCAAGAATGACCTAGTTTCTTTCTGCTCCACTTGTGACTTGGCCATCTGTGTGGAATGCATGCTGGAACAACATAAAACTCACGATATTCAGGCCTTTGGCAAACAAGCTCGGTTGTCCAAAGATCAGCTGCGTAAAGACAAAGACTGGCTGTGTGAAACAGAGCGTTCGCTACAGGCGCGAATGATTCATGCAAAGCAGAATCGACAAGCCCTGCAAGACAAGGTAGAAGAAGTGAAAACAGAACTCAAGACCAGGTGTGCTCAGTTGGTATCAAAAGCTGAACAACATCGCGATGAAGAGCTTGCCAAAGTTGACGCACTGGCGAAGGAGCTTGACAGTACGGAGGAAGATGCCAAAGTCACAGAAACCTTGCGGGAAAAATGTAAGAGCCTGAAGGAGTCCCTAGCGACTGTCCAAGGGACCCTGGACAGAGAAGACGACTTTGAGATTGTAACGCTGGCAAAGGAGATTAGGGATGGAAAGGGGCGTTCGCTGGACATGGTCCCTGAACATTGGCCTAAAGATGTGTTCCCCTTTCCTGCTCTTCAAGCAGAGGATATATCACGCAGCATCGCCAGTGCTGTGAGCTCTCTCGTTGGCTACGTGACGACACGGAGCATGTCACGAACTGAGTCCTCTTCGCTGTATATTGTTGAAACTATAAAATGTTCGAGACCAAACATCCACTGCTTCAGCATACTCGAAGCGGATGAGGTTGTGTGCGTCTCTTACGAGCAGGACGATGCTCCAGTGCAGCGATTCAACAAGCACGGGGTACTGATTGAAACCACGAGCGACCTTGTTGGTAAAGTTGCCTTTCACAGCTCACCTGGCGGAGAGTGTTTGTATATCACCCCCCAAAAAGGCAAACAGGTCTTGTGTGCAAAGTTCAATCACTCTTTCGTTTTAGAGCGAGATCATTCTGGAAAAAGTGTTGTCAAGAAAGTGGACGTAAAGTCCAAGGCAACGTTGACGACGGAATGGAACGAGGTATTCACCTTCACCTGTTCGGGGGATCTGGTGGCGTTTGACACCAGCGCCAGTGAAACCAAGTTTGCATTGATTGAAGAGTCCCAGTCAGACCTTGCTCGCTGCTTGAAGATTTACCACATGGCCAACAGTGAGCCAACCTCCTCGTTCTCTTTCAAATCTTTCAAACCATCTGACGTCTGCTTCTGTAAAATTGAGGGAACCGAGGTATGCTTGGTGGCGGATGAGACACACAACAGTATCCGCATGTTCAACGATAAAGACGGTTCCATGGTCACCTTCATTCCACTGACCGGCGAACTGGGACAGCCTACAGCGttgaacacagacaaacatgaaCGTCTATGGATCGGTTGTCGAGATGGTCGTATCTTCAGATGTCAACCCAAAAGCAGCAAGCAGCAAGCAACCAGGGCAGATCAGTTGCCTCTGGGACAGAACTGA